One window of Desulfovibrio sp. genomic DNA carries:
- a CDS encoding undecaprenyl/decaprenyl-phosphate alpha-N-acetylglucosaminyl 1-phosphate transferase, whose product MTSWVVGVFAVGILAALAATPLAARFGRAFGFMDAPQGRKIHTHPIPRCGGLALVVSFFVAAAVAWLPELPRHGRLIDPSHVWAVFGGGVFIFLVGLVDDRKPLPAKVKFLAQVAAASICYFGGVRIESFSLGSFITVDFELFSYVLTVFWFVLFINAINLIDGLDGLAAGVAFFVCAVQAVLATMRAESLPAMYFAALGGASLGFLRYNFNPASIFLGDGGSYFLGYMVAALSILTSAKSQVGATILMPILAFGVPLLDTVTSPLRRFVRGKKMFEPDREHVHHNLIAKGWSQRKTVMFIYAVTAFLAIMSVLIVNMRDIPAGLFILLLGGALILFVRKAGYFSFFALDKIVGWIRDISDEAGVSHGRRTFLNLQIEISQSTTLEQMWENVCEALDQLGFDLGEMTLAEKHGSNTAEASPGPSAADACRPGACFEWTRQDLDRDKRGYLSQRSLLKIELPLMDKQGAHLGTLWLVKNLSNTTVSDFTLRRVEQLRRTVVSTLEKIWGLV is encoded by the coding sequence ATGACATCCTGGGTGGTCGGGGTTTTCGCCGTAGGGATTTTGGCGGCCCTGGCGGCTACCCCCCTGGCCGCGAGGTTCGGCCGGGCGTTCGGATTCATGGACGCCCCCCAGGGACGCAAAATACACACCCACCCAATCCCTCGCTGCGGAGGGCTGGCCCTGGTGGTCTCTTTCTTCGTGGCCGCCGCAGTGGCCTGGCTTCCCGAACTTCCCAGGCATGGGCGTCTCATCGACCCGTCGCACGTCTGGGCGGTGTTTGGCGGAGGTGTGTTCATCTTTTTGGTTGGCTTGGTGGACGACCGCAAGCCATTGCCCGCCAAGGTCAAGTTTCTGGCCCAGGTGGCGGCCGCCAGCATCTGCTATTTCGGCGGGGTGAGGATCGAATCCTTCAGTCTGGGCAGCTTCATTACTGTGGATTTCGAGCTGTTCTCCTACGTGCTCACCGTCTTCTGGTTCGTGCTCTTCATAAACGCCATCAATCTGATCGACGGTCTGGATGGTTTGGCCGCAGGCGTGGCTTTCTTCGTGTGCGCGGTACAGGCCGTGCTGGCCACCATGCGCGCGGAGAGCCTGCCCGCAATGTATTTCGCGGCCCTTGGCGGGGCATCGCTCGGCTTCCTGCGCTACAACTTCAACCCCGCTTCCATCTTTCTGGGTGATGGGGGAAGTTATTTCCTGGGGTACATGGTGGCCGCGCTCTCCATCTTGACCTCGGCCAAGTCCCAGGTCGGGGCCACGATTCTCATGCCCATTCTGGCCTTCGGCGTGCCCCTCTTGGATACCGTCACTTCGCCGCTTCGCCGCTTCGTGCGTGGCAAGAAGATGTTCGAGCCGGACCGAGAGCACGTCCATCACAATCTTATCGCCAAAGGGTGGTCCCAGCGCAAAACCGTGATGTTCATTTACGCGGTCACGGCATTCCTCGCGATCATGTCTGTCCTCATCGTCAACATGCGCGACATCCCGGCCGGACTGTTCATCCTCCTTCTGGGCGGTGCGCTCATCCTGTTTGTACGCAAGGCGGGCTATTTCAGCTTTTTCGCCCTGGACAAGATCGTAGGCTGGATCAGGGACATCTCTGACGAGGCCGGGGTGAGCCACGGCCGGCGTACCTTCTTGAACCTGCAGATAGAGATATCCCAGTCCACCACTCTGGAACAGATGTGGGAGAATGTATGCGAGGCTCTGGATCAGCTTGGTTTCGATCTGGGAGAAATGACCCTGGCGGAGAAACATGGGTCAAATACGGCTGAAGCCTCTCCTGGACCCAGTGCTGCGGATGCCTGCCGGCCTGGTGCGTGTTTCGAATGGACCCGCCAGGATCTCGACCGGGACAAACGAGGCTACCTGTCCCAGAGGTCTTTATTGAAGATCGAGCTGCCCCTTATGGACAAGCAGGGAGCGCACCTGGGCACCCTGTGGCTGGTGAAGAATCTCTCCAACACGACTGTTTCGGACTTCACCCTGCGCCGGGTGGAACAATTGCGCAGAACCGTGGTCTCCACCCTTGAGAAGATCTGGGGTCTGGTGTGA
- a CDS encoding glycosyltransferase, which translates to MRVLHLGKYYPPVQGGVETVTFQVAEGMTKRGVRSDILCFNPGGPTVSEQWNGYTVTRADTPRVAFSTPLSMDFIRLLRKAAPAYDILHLHCPNPMAALALRLVNPGAKVVLHWHSDVIRQKYINKAYRLFFGNWLANRADAVIGATGAHVEVSEYAAAFAGKAHIIPFCLDPEPYAPGTVDQDILARLREEHVGKKAVFALGRLISYKGFDVLIQAATRLPGDWVVLIGGSGPMEPQLRELVEAKGLTGKVHLVGKIPQEALSAYYHFCRVFCLPSITRAEMYGMVQLEAMACGRPVVSTRIPGSGVPLVNAHGVTGLTVPPGDSSALANAVMEIDADQALWERMSANGLLAVRTRFSPDAMLDGVGRVYRALTSA; encoded by the coding sequence ATGCGCGTTTTGCATCTGGGCAAGTATTACCCCCCCGTCCAAGGCGGAGTGGAAACGGTAACCTTCCAGGTGGCCGAGGGAATGACCAAGCGCGGGGTCAGAAGCGACATACTCTGTTTCAACCCTGGCGGGCCTACCGTGTCTGAGCAATGGAACGGCTACACGGTCACCCGTGCGGACACCCCCAGAGTGGCTTTTTCCACCCCATTGTCCATGGACTTTATACGGCTTCTGCGAAAAGCCGCCCCGGCTTACGACATCCTCCACCTGCACTGCCCCAACCCCATGGCCGCCCTGGCACTGCGCCTGGTGAACCCTGGAGCCAAGGTAGTGCTTCATTGGCACAGCGACGTCATCCGCCAGAAGTATATCAACAAGGCCTACCGGCTCTTTTTCGGCAACTGGCTGGCGAACCGGGCGGACGCGGTCATCGGGGCAACCGGGGCCCACGTGGAGGTCTCGGAATATGCCGCGGCATTCGCAGGCAAGGCGCACATAATACCCTTCTGCCTGGACCCCGAACCTTACGCGCCTGGAACGGTCGATCAGGACATCCTGGCCCGCTTGCGGGAAGAACACGTTGGCAAAAAGGCAGTATTCGCCCTTGGCAGGCTCATTTCCTACAAGGGATTCGACGTGCTCATCCAGGCTGCAACGAGGTTGCCCGGCGACTGGGTAGTGCTCATTGGCGGGTCCGGCCCCATGGAGCCACAGTTGCGGGAGCTTGTCGAAGCCAAAGGGCTCACAGGGAAGGTCCATTTGGTAGGGAAAATTCCTCAGGAAGCATTGTCCGCCTACTACCATTTCTGCAGGGTGTTCTGCCTCCCCTCAATAACCCGGGCCGAAATGTACGGCATGGTCCAACTGGAGGCCATGGCCTGCGGCCGCCCGGTGGTGTCCACCCGCATTCCCGGCTCCGGCGTTCCCCTGGTCAACGCGCATGGGGTCACTGGCCTGACGGTACCCCCAGGGGATTCGTCCGCCTTGGCCAATGCTGTCATGGAGATCGACGCGGATCAGGCACTCTGGGAGCGCATGAGCGCGAATGGACTTCTGGCCGTACGAACCCGGTTTTCTCCGGATGCGATGCTGGATGGGGTCGGCAGGGTCTACAGGGCGCTGACGTCAGCCTAG
- a CDS encoding sigma-54-dependent Fis family transcriptional regulator, whose product MGSVLIIDDDLPIRDALSRVVERLGHSSVGAATLTEGIEKARTGDFDVVFLDVRLPDGNGLDSISDLQGAPSRPEVIVITGWGDPDGAEAAMRKGAWDYIEKPPTLQAMTGPLLSAMNYRGSRPRPPDEQFIWRGIAGGHPGRAASLEQAAKAARSDANILLTGETGTGKELIAQAIHENSRRKQGPFIALDCAALPSTISESVLFGNERGAYTGADRPREGLILQAHGGTLFLDEVGELPLSVQKTFLRTLQERTVRPVGGKTERHCDFRLVAATHRDLDDMTLNGLFREDLLFRLRGMVINLPPLREHADDVLAFAKHFIGQSCSHLSVPPKRMSSSVEAALAAYNWPGNIRELQNVVEGMVTLALEEPELHPVHLPVHIRVHVARGQVREKDVPDPLQSPDEPRKPLPRLKVYRQAMDRLYLEQLLDQSGGRPQEACRISGMSRSRLYALLKEHGMKLLG is encoded by the coding sequence GTGGGCAGCGTTCTTATCATAGACGACGACCTTCCCATCAGGGACGCCCTGAGCCGCGTGGTGGAACGCCTCGGGCACTCTTCCGTGGGGGCCGCTACCCTCACAGAAGGAATCGAGAAGGCACGAACTGGTGATTTCGACGTGGTCTTTTTGGATGTCCGCCTGCCCGACGGCAACGGCCTGGATTCAATCAGCGATCTGCAGGGAGCGCCCAGCCGCCCCGAGGTGATCGTCATCACCGGGTGGGGCGACCCCGACGGCGCCGAGGCGGCCATGCGCAAGGGAGCCTGGGACTATATCGAAAAACCCCCCACCCTCCAGGCCATGACCGGCCCCTTGCTCTCGGCCATGAACTACCGGGGTTCGCGCCCGAGGCCACCCGACGAACAATTCATCTGGCGCGGCATCGCGGGTGGGCATCCTGGCCGGGCAGCCTCACTGGAGCAAGCGGCCAAGGCCGCCCGCAGCGACGCCAACATTCTCCTCACCGGAGAAACCGGCACCGGCAAGGAACTCATCGCCCAGGCCATACACGAGAACTCCCGGAGAAAGCAGGGGCCCTTTATCGCTCTGGACTGCGCCGCCCTGCCCTCCACCATCTCGGAGAGTGTGCTTTTCGGAAATGAGCGGGGAGCATATACCGGGGCGGACAGACCACGGGAAGGCTTGATTCTCCAGGCGCATGGCGGCACCCTCTTCCTGGACGAAGTGGGAGAGCTTCCCCTGTCCGTACAGAAGACCTTCCTGAGAACCCTCCAGGAGCGAACCGTCCGGCCCGTTGGCGGCAAAACCGAGCGCCATTGCGACTTCAGGCTGGTGGCCGCCACCCATCGGGACCTGGACGACATGACCCTGAACGGCCTTTTCAGGGAAGACCTTTTGTTCCGCCTGCGGGGCATGGTCATCAACCTGCCGCCACTTCGCGAACACGCCGATGATGTGCTCGCTTTTGCAAAGCATTTCATCGGCCAGTCCTGCTCGCATCTGTCCGTGCCTCCCAAACGGATGTCCTCGTCAGTGGAAGCGGCGCTCGCCGCCTACAACTGGCCGGGAAACATCCGGGAGCTGCAGAACGTGGTGGAGGGGATGGTGACGCTTGCCCTGGAAGAACCTGAACTGCACCCGGTGCATCTGCCGGTGCACATCCGGGTCCATGTGGCCAGGGGGCAAGTGAGGGAGAAGGATGTACCGGATCCGCTCCAGAGCCCGGACGAACCGCGCAAGCCTCTGCCCCGGCTCAAGGTATACCGCCAGGCCATGGACAGACTCTACCTCGAGCAGCTTCTTGATCAGTCCGGTGGCAGGCCCCAGGAGGCATGCCGCATCTCCGGGATGTCACGTTCAAGGCTGTACGCCCTGCTCAAAGAGCACGGGATGAAGCTCCTAGGCTGA
- a CDS encoding MarR family transcriptional regulator, with protein MDELEGLSTLIIEFYEKLSSWEHAVVRGSTLTLPQMHTLEILGQHPSLRMKELAAKMGVTTGTLTVTVDRLEKRGLVARAPNESDRRSVLVELTQRGQAFYEEHHKLHLGLTRELAATLGHADTRALTEILRKLTQAF; from the coding sequence ATGGACGAACTTGAGGGTTTAAGCACCCTGATCATCGAATTTTACGAAAAGCTCTCCTCCTGGGAACACGCCGTGGTCCGGGGCAGTACCCTGACCTTGCCCCAGATGCATACATTGGAGATTCTTGGCCAGCACCCTTCCCTGCGCATGAAGGAACTGGCCGCCAAAATGGGCGTGACCACCGGCACCCTCACGGTGACGGTGGATCGCCTGGAAAAGAGAGGGTTGGTGGCCAGGGCACCCAATGAATCCGACCGGCGATCCGTGCTGGTCGAACTCACACAGCGCGGACAGGCTTTCTACGAAGAGCACCACAAGCTCCATCTGGGCCTCACCCGCGAACTGGCAGCAACACTTGGACACGCAGACACGCGGGCCCTCACGGAGATCCTGCGCAAACTTACCCAGGCTTTCTAG
- a CDS encoding cation transporter, translated as MLDHTHTNGCCTHGHDHHGERGAKCVFWLTVITMAAEIVAGWAYGSMALLADGWHMASHAGAMAVAWFAYAFARKQKNNPELVFGSGKVNALAGFASSIGLGLVAVFMGFESVMRLVSPVTIEFTQATVVAVLGLLVNLASAWLLRDEDHLHSQDHNLKAAYLHVLADALTSILAIIALLGGRYFGYVWLDPLMGVAGSLVVGRWAYGLLANTAKVLLDHSVDRSLLADMRARVEKNGDTLVRDLAAWRVGPRSIAVQLTVEDPTPRHPAHYKGLLAGVAGLERITVEVHTVPSPLESQA; from the coding sequence ATGCTCGACCATACTCATACCAACGGATGCTGCACGCATGGCCATGACCATCATGGCGAGCGAGGCGCCAAATGTGTCTTCTGGCTTACGGTAATAACCATGGCAGCTGAAATAGTCGCGGGGTGGGCGTACGGTTCCATGGCGCTTCTGGCCGACGGCTGGCATATGGCCAGCCATGCGGGCGCAATGGCCGTGGCCTGGTTCGCATACGCGTTCGCCAGGAAACAGAAGAACAATCCGGAGTTGGTATTCGGCTCTGGCAAGGTGAACGCCCTGGCTGGATTCGCTTCTTCCATTGGCCTTGGGCTGGTTGCCGTTTTCATGGGGTTTGAATCGGTCATGCGCCTTGTATCGCCTGTGACCATTGAGTTCACTCAGGCAACGGTCGTGGCCGTTCTCGGACTCTTGGTCAATCTGGCCAGCGCCTGGCTTCTGCGGGATGAGGACCACCTGCACTCCCAGGACCACAACCTCAAGGCGGCATACCTGCATGTTCTGGCCGACGCCTTGACTTCCATCCTGGCGATCATAGCCCTGCTCGGCGGGCGTTACTTCGGGTACGTCTGGCTTGACCCTCTCATGGGCGTGGCAGGCTCGCTGGTGGTCGGCCGTTGGGCTTACGGGCTCCTTGCCAACACTGCCAAGGTGCTCCTGGATCATAGTGTCGACAGGTCATTGCTCGCGGACATGCGAGCGCGTGTGGAAAAAAACGGCGACACTCTCGTGCGAGACTTGGCCGCCTGGAGGGTTGGCCCCCGGAGCATAGCCGTGCAACTGACTGTTGAAGATCCGACTCCAAGGCATCCCGCGCATTACAAAGGGTTGCTCGCTGGCGTGGCAGGGCTTGAGCGCATTACCGTGGAGGTGCACACCGTTCCCAGCCCCCTAGAAAGCCAGGCCTGA
- the tpx gene encoding thiol peroxidase, whose translation MSERKGIVTIFGNPLTLLGDAVTVGQKAPDFVALDNDLNPKALADFAGKVLIIAAVPSLDTPVCDVETRRFNTEGSKIGENVHILTVSMDLPFAQKRWCAAAGIDRLTTLSDHRDASFGNNWGVLIKELRLLARSVFVVGKDGLVKYMEIVPEVTSEPDYDAALSAAKALV comes from the coding sequence ATGAGCGAAAGAAAAGGAATAGTCACAATATTTGGTAACCCCCTGACCCTCTTGGGGGATGCCGTAACCGTAGGACAGAAGGCTCCTGACTTCGTGGCCCTGGACAATGATCTCAACCCCAAGGCTCTCGCGGACTTCGCGGGCAAGGTGCTTATCATCGCGGCGGTGCCCTCACTGGACACCCCGGTCTGTGACGTGGAAACCCGACGCTTCAACACGGAAGGGTCCAAGATCGGAGAGAACGTGCACATACTCACTGTGAGCATGGACCTCCCGTTCGCGCAGAAACGTTGGTGCGCCGCTGCCGGTATAGACCGTTTGACGACCCTTTCCGATCATCGTGACGCGTCATTCGGCAACAACTGGGGCGTCCTCATCAAGGAACTGCGGCTTTTGGCCCGGTCCGTGTTTGTGGTGGGCAAGGATGGTCTGGTGAAATACATGGAGATTGTGCCTGAGGTGACGAGCGAGCCGGATTACGACGCCGCTTTGTCAGCGGCCAAGGCTCTGGTTTAA
- a CDS encoding M48 family metallopeptidase has protein sequence MIPPLNIPWILAALAIALAAACSTVPYTGRSQLNFVGAQEELALGRKAANQVVRSERASQDQAKIAAVNRVGRAIASVANMPRAQWEFHVIEKKEPNAFCLPGGIIFVYSGIFQYARNEDQLAAVIGHEVAHALARHGTERLSQQLAIALPGAAVATVIGSESPALGQAFSRVYGIGAQVGYALPHSRDQEYEADRIGLILMAKAGYDPEAAVGFWQNMRKAGGSKPPEFLSTHPAGDNRIQTIIKYLPEARSYSPAKATPFIPPDDDPPPGVKG, from the coding sequence ATGATCCCTCCCCTAAACATACCCTGGATTTTGGCAGCACTGGCGATTGCCCTGGCGGCGGCATGCTCCACGGTTCCCTACACCGGGCGCAGCCAACTCAACTTTGTGGGAGCCCAGGAGGAGCTTGCCTTGGGTCGCAAGGCAGCCAACCAGGTGGTGCGTTCGGAACGCGCGTCCCAGGATCAGGCCAAGATCGCTGCCGTAAATCGTGTGGGCAGGGCCATCGCCTCTGTCGCCAACATGCCCCGAGCCCAGTGGGAATTTCACGTCATCGAGAAAAAAGAACCTAACGCCTTCTGTCTTCCCGGGGGCATCATCTTCGTCTACTCGGGAATCTTCCAATATGCCCGCAACGAGGATCAGCTTGCCGCTGTCATCGGCCATGAGGTGGCCCACGCCCTGGCCCGGCACGGCACAGAAAGGCTGAGCCAGCAACTCGCCATCGCCCTGCCTGGAGCTGCCGTGGCAACGGTGATAGGATCGGAATCGCCCGCCCTGGGGCAGGCTTTTTCCAGGGTGTACGGAATTGGCGCGCAAGTAGGCTACGCCCTGCCTCACAGCCGTGACCAGGAATACGAAGCTGACCGCATTGGGCTTATTCTCATGGCCAAGGCTGGCTACGATCCTGAAGCAGCCGTGGGCTTTTGGCAGAACATGCGCAAAGCCGGGGGCTCTAAACCACCTGAATTCTTGTCCACCCATCCGGCAGGCGACAACCGAATCCAGACCATCATCAAGTATCTGCCTGAAGCCCGCTCCTATTCCCCGGCCAAGGCCACCCCCTTTATCCCCCCCGACGACGATCCACCGCCGGGTGTAAAGGGCTAG
- a CDS encoding helix-turn-helix transcriptional regulator, with protein MKRAVPQTPVKGFTADVILSRIMTATNIRSQSELARVLGIGRQAITDAKKRSHIPADWYLYLCRNYGLNPQWLESGMGSMYVSGQKSPSVSNRPSVPGSTPEEFSYVPKVRARLSAGGGSLVVDEHIDSYYAFRHAWLRRKGQISHMRLMGVSGDSMEPILRDEDVVLIDLSQTEIYTGKIYAVGIDEEIVVKRLDKKPGKIVLVSDNRQFYPPLEISLDESANVRVLGRVIWMGREVL; from the coding sequence ATGAAAAGAGCTGTCCCGCAGACTCCGGTGAAGGGTTTCACTGCAGATGTCATTTTGTCGCGCATCATGACCGCGACGAACATACGTTCGCAGTCCGAACTGGCCCGGGTTTTGGGCATCGGACGTCAAGCCATCACGGACGCCAAGAAACGCTCCCATATCCCCGCCGACTGGTATCTGTATTTGTGCCGGAACTATGGGCTCAACCCCCAGTGGCTGGAATCAGGCATGGGGTCCATGTACGTGTCCGGGCAGAAGTCCCCGTCCGTCAGCAACAGGCCGTCTGTTCCGGGCTCGACGCCCGAAGAGTTCTCCTATGTTCCCAAGGTTCGCGCCCGCTTGTCCGCCGGCGGCGGGAGCCTTGTGGTGGATGAACATATCGATTCCTACTACGCGTTTCGCCACGCCTGGCTCAGGCGCAAGGGCCAAATCAGCCACATGCGTCTCATGGGAGTATCCGGCGATTCAATGGAGCCGATCCTGCGTGACGAGGACGTTGTTCTCATCGACCTCTCCCAGACCGAAATCTACACGGGCAAGATCTACGCGGTGGGAATCGACGAGGAGATTGTGGTCAAACGGCTGGACAAGAAACCTGGCAAGATCGTGCTGGTGAGCGACAACCGTCAGTTCTATCCCCCCCTGGAAATATCGCTCGATGAGAGCGCCAACGTTCGGGTGCTTGGGCGTGTTATCTGGATGGGACGGGAAGTCTTGTAA
- a CDS encoding MFS transporter, with the protein MDRTRPVFAWAMYDFANSAYVTTVATALLPAYFAAVVAKNGLSVGQTVIPAVSLWGYAVSLAALLVFIAAPVMGAMADKGGLRKRFLVLTCLAGSASTVLVSLSGPGDVFWTLGFFICAHVAFNAGNTFYDAFLPDIAPPSERDRVSSLGYAYGYAGGGLQLALALGLVEGHQWLGLGQREAVQVGMALAGLWWLGFALITFNGLKESSVTAPERQAWAALAVQGFKGAWEAVCKVRQSPNTFRFLLAYILYNDGVQTVISMATIYGKEEVGLSEGVLVLTLLGIQAVALGGAMAFSWLARRFGAKQALMLSLVGWVGIAVYGRTITTAGEYFGLGVAVGLVLGGAQALSRSIYSQLVPKNEPALYFGFFSVLTKLSAVLGPLLFAVVSQTTGSARPAVLALVGFFVAGLILLARVRLENTDA; encoded by the coding sequence ATGGACCGCACCCGGCCAGTGTTCGCCTGGGCCATGTACGACTTCGCCAATTCCGCCTACGTCACTACGGTGGCCACGGCCCTCTTGCCTGCGTACTTTGCTGCGGTTGTGGCAAAGAACGGACTGTCTGTTGGGCAGACAGTCATTCCGGCGGTCAGCCTGTGGGGGTATGCGGTCAGCCTGGCAGCCTTGCTGGTGTTCATAGCGGCTCCGGTCATGGGAGCCATGGCCGACAAGGGCGGGTTGAGGAAGCGCTTCCTGGTGCTCACCTGCCTGGCCGGAAGTGCCAGCACCGTGCTGGTAAGCCTGTCCGGGCCAGGTGACGTCTTCTGGACCCTGGGGTTTTTCATCTGCGCCCATGTGGCCTTCAACGCGGGCAACACGTTCTACGACGCCTTTCTTCCAGACATCGCCCCTCCCAGTGAGCGCGACCGCGTCTCCAGCCTTGGCTACGCATATGGCTATGCTGGCGGTGGCTTGCAGTTGGCTTTGGCCCTGGGTCTGGTGGAGGGACACCAATGGCTGGGCCTTGGCCAACGCGAGGCCGTGCAGGTGGGCATGGCCCTGGCAGGATTGTGGTGGCTTGGTTTCGCCCTGATCACCTTCAATGGACTAAAAGAATCTTCCGTAACAGCCCCGGAAAGGCAAGCCTGGGCGGCATTGGCGGTTCAGGGTTTCAAGGGAGCCTGGGAGGCGGTGTGCAAGGTGCGCCAGTCTCCGAACACTTTCCGTTTTCTTCTTGCGTACATACTCTATAACGACGGCGTTCAGACCGTGATCAGCATGGCCACAATCTATGGCAAGGAAGAGGTCGGCCTTTCCGAGGGCGTCCTGGTGCTGACGCTTCTGGGCATTCAGGCCGTGGCCTTGGGAGGGGCCATGGCGTTCTCCTGGCTGGCGCGCCGGTTCGGGGCGAAACAGGCGCTTATGCTCTCGCTTGTGGGTTGGGTCGGGATTGCGGTGTATGGAAGAACGATCACCACCGCCGGAGAATATTTCGGCCTTGGCGTGGCGGTGGGCCTGGTTCTTGGGGGAGCACAGGCCTTGTCGCGTTCGATATACAGCCAGCTTGTTCCCAAGAACGAACCCGCCCTGTATTTCGGTTTTTTCTCGGTTCTCACCAAACTCTCGGCCGTGCTCGGCCCGCTGCTGTTTGCAGTGGTGAGCCAGACCACTGGTTCCGCGCGGCCCGCCGTGCTTGCCTTGGTTGGTTTTTTCGTGGCAGGCCTCATTTTGCTTGCTCGCGTGCGTTTAGAGAACACTGATGCGTGA
- a CDS encoding DUF3859 domain-containing protein → MREVLFLTTMAMCLWSQAWAQSEGIKPDARVVFAGEMGKAGSREIQARPGVRFGLELVFEGAPKGTLVVLEAKLLSPATDGLPPIRWLVAAKSGAPAQIAWEFAYDWEVDPGAWTMKVFHEEKELVSVPFTVVRAVSPPQAVPGSEGTQERKGAGQIKPSTPPLSHSQRVVGGKPDRPVYALMAGAYSEEARALRAASGLKARGVAPCLRVDIKNGKKLWHVVVGWRDSPEAARKAKAELLPVLGEIFVQPMSAGELETGLTCK, encoded by the coding sequence ATGCGTGAAGTCCTTTTTCTTACGACCATGGCCATGTGCTTATGGAGCCAGGCCTGGGCCCAGTCCGAGGGTATCAAGCCAGATGCCCGCGTTGTGTTTGCCGGTGAGATGGGCAAAGCCGGATCTCGGGAGATTCAGGCCCGTCCTGGCGTGCGGTTCGGCCTGGAACTCGTATTTGAAGGCGCTCCCAAAGGGACTTTGGTTGTCCTGGAAGCGAAGCTCCTATCCCCGGCCACTGATGGCCTCCCCCCGATACGCTGGTTGGTTGCGGCGAAATCAGGCGCGCCAGCACAGATCGCCTGGGAGTTTGCCTACGACTGGGAGGTGGACCCCGGGGCCTGGACCATGAAGGTTTTTCACGAAGAAAAAGAATTGGTGTCAGTACCCTTCACCGTCGTCAGGGCTGTGTCCCCGCCACAGGCGGTGCCGGGCAGCGAGGGAACTCAGGAGCGCAAGGGGGCTGGGCAAATCAAACCAAGCACCCCGCCACTTTCGCATTCACAGCGTGTGGTGGGTGGAAAGCCGGACCGCCCTGTGTACGCTCTTATGGCTGGCGCCTATTCGGAAGAGGCGCGGGCCTTGCGGGCGGCGTCCGGGCTCAAGGCCCGGGGTGTTGCCCCATGCCTGCGCGTGGACATTAAGAACGGCAAAAAACTGTGGCATGTGGTGGTCGGGTGGCGGGACTCTCCGGAAGCAGCGCGCAAGGCCAAAGCGGAATTGCTTCCCGTGCTGGGTGAAATATTCGTGCAACCCATGAGCGCGGGAGAGCTGGAAACAGGACTGACGTGCAAGTAA
- a CDS encoding lytic murein transglycosylase: MNTVKHILAALAVLTVLSASCASYAQTDVWRPLVERLVREGIPRDAVEAYFNDPAVFFDPSIMAHKVERMVRKQFEPQPPPSKRTLQQSNYAYYLKPWVLAWANDYARANQEYLTRAEAKYGVPQDIIVALLLVETKLGSYLGKDQAFQVLASMAASNSLEVIRPYLKSIGQNPERAFYADSSAKDRAEWAYQELKALILHTRASSISPLTIPGSIYGAIGICQFMPTNALRFGVDGDGDGRVDLFAPMDAIPSIANYLVAHGWKSGMNYDQQRTVIYAYNHSDLYSLAVMTVAEKLRQNRTGR; this comes from the coding sequence ATGAACACTGTGAAACATATCCTTGCCGCGCTGGCCGTGCTTACAGTCCTTTCGGCCAGCTGTGCATCGTACGCCCAGACCGATGTCTGGCGGCCTCTGGTTGAGCGTCTTGTCAGGGAAGGCATCCCCAGGGACGCGGTGGAAGCATACTTCAACGATCCGGCCGTTTTTTTCGATCCCTCAATCATGGCCCACAAGGTTGAGCGTATGGTCCGCAAGCAGTTCGAACCGCAACCACCGCCCTCCAAGCGTACTTTGCAGCAGAGCAACTACGCCTATTACCTCAAACCCTGGGTGCTGGCCTGGGCCAACGACTACGCTCGGGCCAACCAGGAATACCTTACCAGGGCCGAAGCTAAGTACGGCGTACCCCAGGACATCATCGTGGCCCTGCTCCTGGTGGAGACAAAGCTCGGCTCCTACCTGGGCAAGGATCAGGCTTTTCAGGTGCTGGCCAGCATGGCCGCCAGCAACTCCCTGGAGGTCATCAGACCCTACCTCAAATCCATCGGCCAAAATCCAGAGCGCGCTTTCTACGCGGATTCAAGCGCCAAAGACAGGGCCGAATGGGCTTACCAGGAATTAAAAGCCCTTATCCTCCATACCAGGGCCTCCAGCATAAGCCCCTTGACGATCCCGGGTTCTATCTACGGCGCCATAGGCATCTGCCAGTTCATGCCCACCAATGCCCTGCGATTTGGCGTGGATGGCGACGGCGACGGCAGGGTGGACCTTTTTGCCCCCATGGATGCCATCCCCAGCATCGCAAACTATCTCGTGGCTCACGGCTGGAAATCCGGCATGAACTACGACCAGCAAAGAACGGTGATCTACGCCTACAATCACTCCGATCTCTATTCCCTGGCCGTGATGACCGTGGCCGAAAAGTTGCGCCAGAACCGTACCGGGCGATAG